A genomic window from Oryctolagus cuniculus chromosome 12, mOryCun1.1, whole genome shotgun sequence includes:
- the C12H14orf28 gene encoding uncharacterized protein C14orf28 homolog isoform X2 — protein MKTLFEEIKASIKNNYNQDRSFWRPVLPWGGVFTIKAGRKAVSCTPLYVEIRLKNTCTIDGFLMLLYVILNENENFPRELSLHLGREFVDYFLYLMDTYSFTTVKLLWIWDKMEKQQYKSEVHKASLIIDLFGNEHDNFTKNLENLMSTIQESYCSNWRCPTRVQEDQQRTININPPQEIPHGNLIRLAVDELFCSKIELCEERGCGGLREFAQRVFCHGAPPFVVLNMQHWKSEDLAYVPYYLDLSDHKYLLEGATLFNKDEHHYSAAFQIDGHWMHYDGLRNVNLILLNKPPEFLLLSSLVYIRATEK, from the exons ATGAAGACACTGTTTGAAGAGATCAAAgcatcaattaaaaataactataacCAAGATCGATCGTTTTGGAGGCCTGTTCTTCCTTGGGGAGGTGTTTTTACTATCAAAGCTGGCCGCAAAGCAGTATCCTGTACACCACTCTATGTTGAAATAAGACTGAAAAATACCTGCACCATAGATGGATTCCTGATGTTGTTATATGTCAttctgaatgaaaatgaaaatttccccAGGGAACTCTCTCTTCATCTTGGTAGAGAGTTTGTAGactatttcctttatttaatGGACACCTACAGCTTTACAACTGTGAAGCTACTTTGGATTTGGGACAAGATGGAAAAACAGCAATACAAATCTGAAGTTCATAAAGCATCATTaataattgatttatttgggAATGAACATGATAACTTTACCAAAAATCTGGAAAATCTTATGTCTACCATTCAAGAGAGTTACTGTTCCAACTGGAGATGCCCAACTCGAGTGCAGGAAGATCAGCAGCGTACAATTAATATAAA TCCTCCCCAAGAAATTCCACATGGAAACTTAATACGACTGGCTGTGGATGAGTTATTCTGTTCCAAGATTGAACTGTGTGAAGAGCGTGG TTGTGGTGGCTTAAGAGAATTTGCCCAGCGAGTTTTCTGTCATGGGGCACCTCCTTTTGTTGTCTTAAATATGCAGCACTGGAAATCTGAAGATCTGGCATATGTACCTTATTATTTGGATTTATCTGATCACAA ATATTTATTGGAAGGTGCAACATTATTTAACAAAGATGAGCATCATTATTCTGCAGCTTTCCAGATTGATGGACATTGGATGCACTATGATGGCCTCAGAAATGtgaatttaattttgttaaataaacCCCCAGAGTTTCTCCTCTTGTCATCATTGGTTTATATTCGAgcaacagagaaataa